GGCAGCAGGAGTTGAGTTTCTCTCAACACCAAAAACGTACTACGAAAACTTAGAGGAGCGAGTAGGAAAAATTGACGAGCCAATCGAGCGGCTAGCCGAGTTAGGCATCTTGGTAGATCGAGAAGCAGATGGGTATTTATTACAAATTTTCACCCAGCCAGTGCAGGACCGACCGACGCTGTTCTTTGAGGTGATTGAGCGACACGGAGCGCAAGGCTTCGGTGAGGGGAATTTCAAATCCTTGTTTGTCGCGATCGAACGCGAGCAAACGTTGAGAGGCAATTTGGCGATCGCAATGGTGTGAAACCATGACTTACTACTATTATTTGGGGAACATTTCCCACAAACGACACACTCAATTTCGTCAACTAGATGGCTCTCTGTATCACGAAGAATCAATCGGGCTTCGCGGCTTCTCAGGCGTGCAATCTTTGCTCTACCACCTGTATCCACCCACGCAAATTCAAAAAATTTGGATCGAGGGCAATGTAGAAATTCCCTACGAAGACCAAAGCCCCTTGCATCACCGCCACCTACGCACCGCAACTATGACAGCGAAAGGCGATGCTGTGGAATCGCGCCTCCCCTTGATGGCAAATGCAGACATATGCATATCAGTCGCTTGTCCAACGCGACCTATGCAGTATTGGTATCGATTCGCCTGGGGTGATGAAGTCATTTTCATCCACGACGGGAGCGGCATATTAGAAACTCAGTTTGGCAATCTCTTCTACCGACCTGGCGATTACTTGGTGATTCCCACGGGAGTTCTTTGGCGTATCCTCCCTGATGCAGCAGTCGAGCAGCGCATGTTGGTTGTAGAAGCTTACGGACACATTGAGCCACCAGCGCGTTATCTCAATCGCTACGGTCAATTTCTCGAACACTCCCCCTACTGCGAGCGCGATATTCGTCCGCCCAACCAACTAATCGTCCATGACGAGGAAGGAGAATTTGAGGTTCGAGTCAAAGCCGGAAACCAGATTACTAGCTACCTCTATCACCATCATCCCTTAGACGTTGTGGGATGGGATGGGCATCTCTGGCCCTATGCCTTCAACATTGAAGATTTCGAGCCGATTACAGGTCGGGTTCACCAACCGCCCCCAGTGCATCAAACGTTTGAAGCCCCCGGATTTGTTTTGTGTTCCTTCGTACCGCGTCTGTTTGATTATCATCCTTTAGCAATTCCGGCTCCATACAACCATTCCAACGTCGATTCAGATGAGGTGATTTACTACGTTGAAGGGAAATTTATGTCGCGCAAAGGAATTGAACGGGCATCAATAACCATTCATCCCAGGGGTATTCCCCACGGTCCTCATCCAGGCATGTACGAAGGGTCAATTGGGAAAGAACGGACTGACGAACTCGCTGTGATGATTGACACCTTTCGTCCGCTGAAGCTGACGCAGCACGCTCTTAAATTTGAGGACAAAGACTATTCATATAGTTGGTAGTTGGTAATGGGTCATGGGTCATTGGCAAGAGGTTGGAGAATTGTCAATTGTGAATTGATTGTTTCTCTCCATTACCAATTACTGATGAATGCCATGCATGACTTCATAAAGAAAAAGTGGCATATCACATCAACTACCAACTACCAACTACCAATTACCAATTACCAATTACCAATTACCGTTAGGAGTAATAAATTATGACTTTTCTTTTGACAACATCTTCAAGTAGATTAACTATTTCTTCGCGGATTGAGGAACGCTTGCGCCAAGGCGAACTCACGCAGGATCGAGTAGACGAGTTTAGAGATTTTCTGGTAGAAGTCGATCGCGAATTCATGCAGCACCGCATCATTACTAATAACGCCTATACCCGTTGGTTTCGCGAGGGTAGGGCTACCGACGAGGAGCTAGTCTACTTTATTAAACAGTTTTCAGTTTTTTCTAACCAATTTCTAATTGCTGCTTTACAAAAAGTCATCAACTCACCAACGCTACAACAATCGCGTGCTAGCCGAGAAATTTTGCTCAACGAGCTAGGCGTAATCTATCGCAAGCTAGGGCAGGTAGGTAGCAGCCGCGTTACCCAGAGTCAAGAAAAAGACCGCGAAGGCGATCCTGAACTGGTCAGCACTGAGGGTACAGTAGACGGTGGAATTTGCCGTTTTCAAGCAGCTCATTTTGAGTGGCTAATTGGTGTTGCTGAGGGGTTAGGTCTGAGCTATGCCGATATTGGTAAGCGCAAGCATGGCAGTCCGACAACTTTGCACTTCTGCGACGAGTTGATCCGCCTCTACGGTAGCGCCGATCCGCAGATCGCCGAGGGTGCTAGCTTTGCAGTCGAGAACTGGGCGGCGGCTGGCTTTTGGCAAGAACTGGAAGATGGCTTGACGCGCATCAAGCAAACGCGGTATCCGCACTTGCGCCTCGCATTTTTCACCTGGCACAACCGCGTTGAGGCACAACACGCCGGACATACGCTGGAGGAACTGGAGGAAGTCTATTTCAAGCCAGACTTCGATCGCACCAAATTTATCCAAGGTGGTCGAGAAATTCTCGATGCGATCGCTGTTTTTTGGGACGGACTTAACAGTTATCAGTTATCAGTTATCAGGGAGTAGGGAGTAGGGAGCAGGGGGAAGAGAGCTTCAGGTGCAGAGGGGCAGAGGAGCAGAGGAGCAGAGGAGCAGAAGGGAAAATCAATTCAATATCCAAAATCTCCACACCCCACACCCCACACCCCACACCCTACACCCCACACCCTCTTCACGACTTACGACTTACGACTTACGACTTATCAATTATGGCTAGCATATCTTCCTTTCCCAATATTGGCACGATAAGCTCGATCCGAGCCTTTGTCGAGCTTTTTCGGCTGTCATCTGGTATCCTTGCAGCTTTAGCAGGCTGTGCCACAATCTATGCTCTCGATGCCACAGTTGCACGACCACAATATCTGCTGACGGCAATTGTTTTAATTTGCATGACCTCTGCTGCTTGTGCCATCAATGACTACTGGGATTTAGCTAAAGACCGCATCAATCACCCCGATCGCCCTTTGCCTTCCGGTCGTCTTTCAATGCAACAGGCTTGGTGGGCGGCGGCAATTCTGTTTGGCTGTGCCGCGATCGCTGCTATCCCTTTAGGTTTTTCTCCCTTCGTTTTAGTCGCTGTCAGTACTGTTTTGCTTTGGAATTACTCGCATTTAGTAGCATATAATGGTATTTTTGGCAACATAATCGTAGCTGCAACTATTGCGGCTTTGATTTTCCTGGGTAGTCTAGTTACCCACCGACCATTGGCGATGCTCTATCCGATGGGGTTTTTATTCTGCTATGCCTTGGCTAAAGAAATCGTCTGGGACGTGCATGATGCGGAGGGCGATCGCATTCAAGGGATTGTCACGGTTACAAATCGGTGGGGAGATCGAGTGGCTTTCGCGATCGCTTGGGGTTTGCTGGGGGTGTTGATGGGTTCTATACCCGTGGCGCTTCGCCTCCTGTCGATGGTGCATCCCCTTTTGTTCGCGACGTTTTCGGCGATCGCCTTATTGAGTTTGGGAATGGCGCTGGCGCACTACCAACAGCAACGTAGCGAGAGCGCTTACCAACAATTTAACTTCTGGGAGCGTTTAGGTACAGCATTTGGAGTCATCGCCCTGTTAGGTACTGCCTGAGCAGGCAGGAGGTGAACGGTGAAGCAATTATCGTTGGAGCAAATAGTTAATTGTGGGGTCGAGCGAGAGACGGCGATCGCAATTCTACCGCAAGTCGAGCGGTGGCTGGCTGCCTTACCTGCCATGAAGTGCTGGCAGCAGCTAACTCGTCACGTCCTCAAGCCCGATTGCCCCTTTGCATTGCACGAACTCCTTTACGAAACTACCTTCTCCGACTGGGACGCATCCCGGAAACCTGCTCCTGCTTGGTTTCCCTCTCAAGAAGAAATTGAGTCTACCAATATCGCTGCTTTCATGCATCAGTTGCAAATTGCCTCCTATCGAGAATTTCATGCTTGGTCGGTGCAGAATCGCGATCGATTTTGGGAGGTGACGATCGAACGATTGGGTATTCGTTTCCGGCAGAAATACACTCAAATTGTCGATCTTTCACGGGGGGTAGAATTTCCTCAATGGCTAGTGGGCGCTCGTTTTAATATTACTGAAAGCTGTTTTCAAGCACCTGAAGATTCCCCTGCGATTATTTTTCAACAGGACGGCGGTTTGCTTTCCACCATGACTTATGGAGAGCTGCACGCCTTGACCAATAGAGTTGCTAATGGGCTTGTGGACTTGGGCTTTCGTCCTGGGGATGCGATCGCGATCGCCATGCCCATGACTGCGGAATCTGTAGCGATTTACCTGGGAATTATCAAAGCTGGTTGCGTGGTGGTTTCCATCGCTGATAGTTTTGCTGCTAACGAGATCGCCATCAGATTGCGTATAACTCAGGCAAAGGCAATTTTTACCCAAGACTATATTCAGCGTAGTGGTAAACAGTTACCCCTCTATGCCAAAGTTATCGATGCCGATGCCCCTAAAGCAGTCGTGTTGTCGTCCAATTCCTCCGTGTCTATGAAACTGCGTTCTGGCGATTTAGCTTGGCAGGAATTTCTCAGCTCAAAGGCACGATTCGATGGTGTCGCTACCACACCGGAAGCTTATACTAATATCTTATTTTCCTCTGGCACTACAGGAGAACCCAAAGCTATTCCTTGGACTCAAACTACACCGATCAAATGTGCAGTTGACGGACATTTGCACCAGGATATTCACCCGGGAGATGTCGTAGCTTGGTCAACCAATCTAGGATGGATGATGGGACCTTGGCTGATTTATGCCAGTTTAATTAATCGGGCAACTATTGCTCTCTACTACGACGCACCCACCGAGCGAGGATTCGGTCAATTTGTTCAAGCGGCACGGGTGAATATGTTGGGGGTAGTACCAAGTCTAGTCAGCATTTGGAAAACAGCTGTTTGTATGCATGGGCTTGATTGGAGTGCGATTAAAGCATTCAGCTCGACGGGCGAATGTTCTAATCCACAGGACATGCTATTTTTGATGTCTCTAGCGGGATACAAGCCAATTATTGAATACTGTGGTGGGACTGAAATTGGTGGAGCTTATATGACTGGGACGCTGGTACAGCCTGTGGCTCCTGCAACTTTCACAACTCCTGCATTAGGGTTAGATTTTGTCATTCTCGATGAAGGCGATCGCCCTACCAACAAAGGCGAGTTGTTTATTATCCCCCCCTCAATTGGACTTTCTACCGCATTACTCAACAAAGATCATCACCACGTCTATTTCGCTGATACTCCTTCTCTCTCGTCTGGTGTCAGGGCGGGTTTACCAGACCAACTTGTGGGTCAACCAGTCACCCCCCAAGAAAACCCGCCCCTACTTCCGTCTGGTGTCAGGGCGGGTTTACCAGACCAACTTGTGGGTCAACAAATATCTTTCCAAGAAAACCCGCCCCTACTCTCCCTGCGTCGTCATGGAGACTGGATCGAATGTCTACCCAATGGATACTATCGCGCTTGCGGTCGCGTTGATGACACGATGAATTTGGGAGGCATCAAAGTCAGTGCAGCTGAAATCGAGCAAGTTGTCAATTCTGTATCCGGAATTTATCAAACTGCCGCGATCGCTGTCTCTCCTCCAGAAGGGGGTCCTAGCCAGTTGGTAATTTTTGCGGTGGTTGCACCAGATCGACAGCAGGATAAAGCAACGCTCAAAACCCAGTTACAAAAGGCGATCGCTTTGCAGCTCAATCCTCTGTTCAAGATTTACGATCTGGCGATCGTTGATGCTTTACCTCGCACTGCCTCAAATAAAGTGATGCGCCGTGCCTTGCGCGATCGCTATCAAGCCTCTAGCACAAACATATTTCACAAATGACGAACGATCGATGACCAATGACAGCCATAACGCGCTAATCTTATGAATGACTGGGATTGCTCTATGGCTAAATTCAAAGTTTTTGTGACTCGTCGCCTGCCGATCGCCTTAGATCGACTTTACCAAATTGCTGATGTCGAAGTTTGGTTAAAGCGCCAACCACCCCCTGATGACGTGTTACTGGAAAAGATCGGTGCGATCGATGGCTTGCTGTGCCTGCTTACCGACCGAATCGATCGGCACTTAATCGAGGCAGGAACGTCACTCAAGGTCATCAGCCAAATGGCAGTTGGCTACGATAACATTGACATCTCGACTGCGACTGCCAGACAGCTTCCCGTAGGTCACACGCCTGATGTTTTGACAGATGCCACCGCAGACTTTGCTTGGACGTTGTTGATGGCAGCAGCACGGCGAGTTGTAGAGGCAGATCGGTTCGTGCGTGCGGGTGAGTGGCAGACTTGGGAACCGGACTTGTTGCTAGGAGCGAATATTGCCGGAGCCACTCTAGGTATCGTTGGTTTGGGGCGGATCGGTCAAGCAGTAGCTCGCCGTGCCAAAGGGTTTGACATGCGCATTTTATATGCAGATCGACAGCGATCGCAAATAGAAGACTCTCTGGGTGCGGAGTGCGTGACATTCGATCGCTTACTGCAAGAGTCAGATTTTGTGACGATTCACGCTCCCTTGACTGAAGATACCGATCGTCTTTTTAGCCATTCGCAATTTCAGTGTATGAAGCGATCGGCAATTTTAATTAACACGGCACGGGGACAAATTGTAGATTCAGAGGCTTTGTATCAAGCACTGAAGGAGCGTCAAATTGCTGCCGCTGCTCTGGATGTCACCGATCCAGAACCCATTCCGCCTCAAAGCTTGTTGCTAACGTTGGACAACCTGATAATTACACCTCATATTGCTAGTGCCGGCCGTCCGACACGAGAAAAAATGGCAAGCATGGCGATCGCCAATCTCGTTGCTGGACTGAGGGGCGATCGTCTGCCACATTGCGTTAATCCTGAAGTGTACCAATAGCGATCGCCAGAAAAAAGACAGCATTTGGACAGTGCGATCGATCTCCTCGTTTGATAGCAATTCTCGATTGCGTGCGTGACATCTGTAGGGGCGCACAGCTGTGTGCCCCTACAGATCGCGTGTTTTACCCATTGATAACCGCTATGAGGAAAAATTATGCGTGTCTAGCTGGATTAGATCGATCGAGGGGAGACGTGTATCTTAAGTTAAGTTTATTACCGATCGCTTCGGGGTGAGTGCTGAATGCAATTCGATCTACAATTCATTGAAATGTCCTAGTTTTTATAGCAAAAATCCTTTTTACGAGGGCAGATTGTTAGTAAGAATCATCTTAACTCGGTCAATTTTATTACTTAATTAATTGCAGTAGTTGCACGTAAAATTAAATTTTGCTGTAATTGTATACCTTTAGGTGGATTGCAAAATTTAAACTGATGCGATCGAAGATACATCTTGAATTCGGTTGCAAACCTCCGCGATCGGCAGATATTATGTCATGGGCAGACGAATGATACATTTCTTAAAAACCCGCTGTTCTAATGAACTTAAACAAGCTAAGGCGTAAGCGAGGGATCGTTTTAACTCGTGAAGGATGGCAAAAGTTTCAGAACGCAAAACTAGAGTTAGAGTTTCATGAAAAGTATGGGGAAAAATTTACACTAGAAGAATTAAGCGGACGCACTCAATTAACAACTGCTACCCTCGCCAAAATACTAACTCGTGAAGAAGGGGTTGACAAGCGAACCCTAATTAATTTATTCGCAGCATTTAATTTAGAGCTGAATACAAGTGACTATTCACAGCCTAGCCTAGATGCAAAGCAACCAGAATGCGCGATCGCATTTACACATCAAGACTGGGGGGATGTTATTGATGTATCCATATTCTACGGACGTGCGGCAGAACTCGCTACGTTAGAGCAATGGACTATCGAAAGTCGCTGCCGAGTCGTAACGCTGTTGGGTGTGGGAGGTATTGGTAAATCGACTCTAGCTGCTAAGTTAGCAGAACAAGTTAAGGATAAATTCGAGTTTTTTCTTTGGAGATCTTTGTCCAATGCTCCATCACTCAAAGATCTTCTCGATAGCTTGCTACAATTTTTCTCTAACGAGCAGCAGGTTGAAACCGCTTTGCCAGACAATAATAGTCGGAGATTGTCGCAACTGATCGATTATTTACAAAAATACAGATGTTTACTATTACTCGATAACACTGAAACAATTATGCAATGTGGCGTTCAAACTGGGCGCTACTGTCAGGGATGTGAAGATTACGGTCAGCTTTTCAAACGGTTGGGAGAAGTTCCCCATCAAAGCTGCGTGCTACTTACTAGTAGGGAAAAACCTAAAGAATTAGCCTTATTAGAAGGAGAAGCACTACCTGTTCGATCGCTACAACTGAGTGGTTTAAGTAAGTTAGAAGTAGAAAAAATCTTTCGCCTCAAAGGAATCTCCGGTTCTGACAAAGAATGGCAAGCATTAGCCGCTCGCTATGCAGGCAATCCATTAGCATTAAAAATTGTTGCTACGACTATTGGAGATATTTTTAATGGTAGCATATTGGAATTTCTGCAACAAACTAATACAGTATTTGGCGAACTACGCGAACTTTTAGAACAACAAGTTGAACGGTTATCAGATATAGAGAAAGAGTTAATATATTGGCTAGTCATCAATCGAGAGCCAGTTTCGATATTGCAATTGCAAAATGATATTTTCTCTCAGTTAACATTGACAAACTTGTTAGAGGCTTTGGAGTCGTTAAGGAGGCGATCGCTGGTTGAGAAAAGTGCGGCGCTTTTCACCCTCCAGCCTGTAGTTATGGAGTATGTGACGGCTCAATTGATGGGATTAATTTGTGCAGAAATAGTCAATCAAAAGATCGTCATTCTGAGAAAGATAGCTTTATTAAAAGTCCAGAGTCAAGAGCGGGTAAAAGCTGTTCAAATCAGCTGTTTGATCGAGCCAATTCTAGAAGAACTACTGACTATTTTTAGAACCAAAAGCCAGATTAAGCAACAGCTATCTCAACTTTTAGCTAAATTAAGAGTAGAATCTCCCCACGAACAGGGATATACGGCGGGAAATTTGCTCAATCTACTTTGTTATCTCCAGACAGATTTAACGAATTATGACTTTTCTCATCTGAATATTTGGCAAGCCGATCTGCGCCAACGCACCTTACACAATGTAAATTTTGCCTACGCCGATCTCTCCAAATCTATATTTACTAAATCCTTTAGTAATATTTCCGCGATCGCCTTTAGTGACGATGGTAAAGTTTTGGCTGTGAGTGACGCTAGAGGCGATATTTGCTTATGGCGAGAATTTGTCGATGGCGAACAAATTTTAACCTTGCAAGGACATACAAATTGGGTACAAGCGATCGCCTTTTGTCCCGATCGGGAGATCGTTGGTAGTGCTAGTACTGACCAAACTTTAAGATTGTGGAATATCAGCACTGGTGAATGTCTGAGAACTTGGCAGGGGCATTCTGAAAGAATAAACTCAGTAGCATTTAGTCCTCAAGGTCATGCGATCGCTAGTAGTAGCGACGATCGCACGGTAAAGTTGTGGGATACCAGCACTGGTGAATGTATGAGAACAATGCAAGGACATACAGACTGGGTGTTTTCAGTCACATTTAGTCCTCAAGGTCATATCTTGGTCAGTGGTGGCAGAGATCGCACGATTCGCTGTTGGGATGTCAATACTGGTCGAATTGTGCAAACTCTACAGGGGCATACTGGTTGTATCCGCACAGTTGCTTTCTGTCCTGATGGACAAACTTTTGCCAGTAGCAGCGACGATTGCACGGTGAAAATTTGGGATGCGAGTACTGGGAAATGTTGCCAAACCTTGCACGGACATACAGGTTGGGTGTTGTCAGTATGCTATAGCCCAGATGGACAAATTCTGGCTAGCAGTAGTAGCGATAGCACCATTAGATTGTGGCGTGCTGTCACTGGTGAGTGTATCAAAGTTTTGTCAGGACATACTGGAGCAATTCAGTCAGCGACTTTTAGTCCCGATGGTAACACTCTAGCCAGTAGCTGTGATGGTCAAACAGCTATGTTATGGGATGTTAGCACTGGAGAAGCCTTGAGAACTGCACGAGGATATCACGACGGTGTATGGTCGGTAGTCTTTAGTCCCGATGGTAAAACTATAGCGACTAGCGACAATAACCAGAAGGTGAAGCTGTGGGATACTAGCACTGGTCAATGTCGCAAAGCTTTGCAAGGACATACGGGTTGGATCAGAACAGTTACCTTTAGTCCCGATGGACAAACTTTTGCTAGTGGTTGTGACGATCGGACAGTAAAAATCTGGCATACCAACAATGGGCGTTGCTGCCAAACTTTGGAAGGTCATGCTAGCTGGGTAAAATCAATTACCTTCAATCCTCAAGGAAACGTTTTAGCTAGTGGTAGTGACGATCGGACAGTGCGGCTATGGAATCTTAGCACTGGACAATGCGTTAATGTTTTGGAACACACTCATGGAGTGTGGTCTGTTGCCTTTAGTCCTCAAGGTAAAATCTTAGCCACTGGCTGCGATGACCAAAAATTGTGGTTGTGGGATTGTAGCACTGGCGAATGCGACAAGATTCTCCAAGGTCATGCGGGTTGGATATTGTCAGTAATTTTCTTACCGATCCCCCTAAATCCCCTTGAAAAGGGGGGCGAAGAGGGAATCTTGGCTAGTGGCAGTAAAGATAAAACCGTGCGGTTATGGGATGTTAGCACTGGTCAGTGTCTCAAAATTTTAGCGGGACATACAGGTTGGGTAACATCAGTTGCCTGTTCTGCGCAAGCACCTGTGGCAAATAGTCGAGATAGCCCAAATTTGTTGGCTAGTGGTAGCACTGACGCAACTGTCAAATTATGGAATGTCAGCACTGGTCAATGTGTCAAAACTTTTCAGGGACACACTCACTGGATTCGGTCAGTTGCTTTCTGCCCTCAAGGTAAAATTCTGGCTAGTAGTAGCGAAGACGAGACAGTTAAGCTGTGGGATATTTCGACTGGTGAGTGCATCAGGACTCTTAGGAGTAAAAAGCCTTACGAAGGCATGAACGTTACTGGCGTTACAGGTTTAACAGTAGCAGCGATCGCCTCTTTAAAAGCTTTAGGCGCAGTTGAGCATCCAGAAGAATAGTCCTAAGTGGGGGGTGAGTGAAGCATGGATAACTCGGCATTTGCCTCCCTGGTTAATCTTTGCGTCACTTAAAAACCCAAACTTGTCTACCACCCATAAATAGATTTTTATCAAAAAATACATTAGAATTACTAAGAAAAAGTCTCTAAAAATCCGAAACTTGACGCAGATAGTCCCATATGCATCGAGTTTCGGAAATTTTTCTGGGCGCAGCTCGTCCAAATCTAACCGAACAGCAGCAAATTCCAGTAGGGCTAAGAGTATAAAAAACACTTGTTTTGTCTATGAACTTGCTAAAACCAAAACGCAGTCGAGGTGTGATTCTCACTCGTGAGGGGTGGCAAAAGTTTCAGCAAGCGAAACTCGCTCTAGAAATACTAGAGAAGGCTGGCAACAAGTTCACGCTGGAAGAATTAAGCGATCGCACGGGTTTAACGACTGTCACTCTGGGAAGGGTAATAAGTTGTAAAGAAGCAGTTGACAAGCGCACGCTTGTCAGCTTGTTTATGTCATTTAATCTAGAGTTGCAAAAAAGCGACTATATTAACCCCAACCAAGTTAACACAAACGAAAATTTGGAGGAGCAACTAGAAGTTCAGGTTACTCCTAAGCGACAAGATCTCAAAGAAGCAATTTGCGTTTCAGTATTCTACGGACGTATAGAAGAAATTGCCAATTTGGAGCAGTGGATACTCGAAGATCGCTGCCGAGTGGTAGCATTATTGGGCATGGGGGGAATTGGTAAAACTTCTCTGGCTGTCAAGCTGGCAACACAAATTCAGGATCGGTTTGAATACGTGCGGTGGATTTCGCTACGAGACGCGCCACCTGTCGAGACTGTTTTGGCTCAAGCGATCCAATTTTTATCTGATGAGCAAGAAATAAATTTACCAGAAAGCACTGGTGAGAGAATATCGCGATTGCTTTTCTACTTGCGATCGTCCCGTTGTCTGTTGATTCTCGACAATGCCGAGTCGATTTTGTGTAGTGGTAGTCGAGCCGGACAATATCAGGAAGGATATGAAGGTTATGGGGAACTGTTAAAAAGAGTGGGAGAAACTCCCCATAATAGCTGCTTGCTGTTGACAAGTCGGGAAAAACCTAAAGATTTAGTCCCGCTTGAAGGCAAAGGATTGCTCGTGCGATCGCTTCCGTTGAATGGTCTGAAGGCGACGGATGGGGAGAAAATCTTTAAAATTAAGGGGGTTTCTGGAGCGATCGAAGAATTAGAAGTACTGGTCGATCGCTATGCAGGGAATGCTTTAGCATTAAAAATAGTGGCGACGACGATTCAAGATGTATTTGATGGTAGTGTTTCGGAGTTTTTGAAACACAGTACCGTAGTTTTTGGCGATATTCACGAACTTTTAGAACAGCAGTTTGAGCGGTTAATAGATTTAGAACAGGCGATCGTCTACTGGCTGGCGATTAATCGAGAACCCGTTTCACTGTCGGAATTGCGATCGGATTTTGTCACGCCAGTATCGCCAGCAAAATTTATAGAAGCTGTAGAATCTCTGTCACGGCGAAGTTTAGTTGAAAAAACTGAGGCGCTTTTCACCCTCCAGCCTGTAGTCATGGAATATGTAACTGAGCGATTGGTGGCTCAGGTTTGTTTGGAGATTTGTAGTGAAAAAATTGCCCTGTTCAATTCCTATGCCCTGATGAAGGCTCAAGGAAAAGACTATGTTAAGGATACTCAAATTCGCCTCATCCTCAAACCAGTCAGCGATCGCCTGTTGAGTATATTGAGAACGAAAAAAAGTCTAGAAAAGCAGCTAAATAAAATTAGAGTAACGCTGCAAGAGCAATCGCCATTAGAACCTGGGTATGCAGCAGGAAATATTCTCAATTTGCTTTGTCATCTGGAAACTGACTTAAGTGGCTATGATTTTTCTAACCTAAGTGTTTGGCAAGCAGACCTACAGCGGGTGAAATTGCACGATGTCAATTTCCAAAACGCCGATTTAGCTAAATCTAGTTTTGCTGAAACTTTTGGTGGTGTTGCATCGGTTGCTTTTAGTCCTGATGGTAAACTTTTGGCTATGGGCGATAGCAATGGC
This genomic stretch from Scytonema millei VB511283 harbors:
- a CDS encoding AMP-binding protein; its protein translation is MKQLSLEQIVNCGVERETAIAILPQVERWLAALPAMKCWQQLTRHVLKPDCPFALHELLYETTFSDWDASRKPAPAWFPSQEEIESTNIAAFMHQLQIASYREFHAWSVQNRDRFWEVTIERLGIRFRQKYTQIVDLSRGVEFPQWLVGARFNITESCFQAPEDSPAIIFQQDGGLLSTMTYGELHALTNRVANGLVDLGFRPGDAIAIAMPMTAESVAIYLGIIKAGCVVVSIADSFAANEIAIRLRITQAKAIFTQDYIQRSGKQLPLYAKVIDADAPKAVVLSSNSSVSMKLRSGDLAWQEFLSSKARFDGVATTPEAYTNILFSSGTTGEPKAIPWTQTTPIKCAVDGHLHQDIHPGDVVAWSTNLGWMMGPWLIYASLINRATIALYYDAPTERGFGQFVQAARVNMLGVVPSLVSIWKTAVCMHGLDWSAIKAFSSTGECSNPQDMLFLMSLAGYKPIIEYCGGTEIGGAYMTGTLVQPVAPATFTTPALGLDFVILDEGDRPTNKGELFIIPPSIGLSTALLNKDHHHVYFADTPSLSSGVRAGLPDQLVGQPVTPQENPPLLPSGVRAGLPDQLVGQQISFQENPPLLSLRRHGDWIECLPNGYYRACGRVDDTMNLGGIKVSAAEIEQVVNSVSGIYQTAAIAVSPPEGGPSQLVIFAVVAPDRQQDKATLKTQLQKAIALQLNPLFKIYDLAIVDALPRTASNKVMRRALRDRYQASSTNIFHK
- a CDS encoding homogentisate 1,2-dioxygenase; translated protein: MTYYYYLGNISHKRHTQFRQLDGSLYHEESIGLRGFSGVQSLLYHLYPPTQIQKIWIEGNVEIPYEDQSPLHHRHLRTATMTAKGDAVESRLPLMANADICISVACPTRPMQYWYRFAWGDEVIFIHDGSGILETQFGNLFYRPGDYLVIPTGVLWRILPDAAVEQRMLVVEAYGHIEPPARYLNRYGQFLEHSPYCERDIRPPNQLIVHDEEGEFEVRVKAGNQITSYLYHHHPLDVVGWDGHLWPYAFNIEDFEPITGRVHQPPPVHQTFEAPGFVLCSFVPRLFDYHPLAIPAPYNHSNVDSDEVIYYVEGKFMSRKGIERASITIHPRGIPHGPHPGMYEGSIGKERTDELAVMIDTFRPLKLTQHALKFEDKDYSYSW
- a CDS encoding 2-hydroxyacid dehydrogenase, which translates into the protein MAKFKVFVTRRLPIALDRLYQIADVEVWLKRQPPPDDVLLEKIGAIDGLLCLLTDRIDRHLIEAGTSLKVISQMAVGYDNIDISTATARQLPVGHTPDVLTDATADFAWTLLMAAARRVVEADRFVRAGEWQTWEPDLLLGANIAGATLGIVGLGRIGQAVARRAKGFDMRILYADRQRSQIEDSLGAECVTFDRLLQESDFVTIHAPLTEDTDRLFSHSQFQCMKRSAILINTARGQIVDSEALYQALKERQIAAAALDVTDPEPIPPQSLLLTLDNLIITPHIASAGRPTREKMASMAIANLVAGLRGDRLPHCVNPEVYQ
- a CDS encoding geranylgeranylglycerol-phosphate geranylgeranyltransferase translates to MASISSFPNIGTISSIRAFVELFRLSSGILAALAGCATIYALDATVARPQYLLTAIVLICMTSAACAINDYWDLAKDRINHPDRPLPSGRLSMQQAWWAAAILFGCAAIAAIPLGFSPFVLVAVSTVLLWNYSHLVAYNGIFGNIIVAATIAALIFLGSLVTHRPLAMLYPMGFLFCYALAKEIVWDVHDAEGDRIQGIVTVTNRWGDRVAFAIAWGLLGVLMGSIPVALRLLSMVHPLLFATFSAIALLSLGMALAHYQQQRSESAYQQFNFWERLGTAFGVIALLGTA